The Clostridioides sp. ES-S-0010-02 genome window below encodes:
- a CDS encoding MarR family transcriptional regulator, producing the protein MDEISFKKALLELTRDINIKFTTSLSQFYQPLGITAVQALILSELCEHGEKKISDLGKNLNMTNSNVSVICQRLEKNGFLNRIRDKEDQRIVKVKVTEKSLDIQENISSSIFDDYFENMTSEKLQDMEDIIEGLEKLNKLLTHIDCK; encoded by the coding sequence ATGGATGAGATAAGTTTTAAAAAAGCACTGCTAGAATTAACTAGAGATATAAATATCAAATTTACAACTTCATTAAGTCAGTTCTATCAACCACTTGGGATTACAGCAGTACAAGCTTTGATTTTATCAGAACTATGTGAACATGGAGAGAAAAAAATAAGTGATTTAGGTAAAAATTTGAATATGACAAATAGCAATGTGTCAGTAATATGTCAAAGACTCGAAAAAAATGGATTTTTAAATCGTATAAGAGATAAAGAAGACCAACGAATTGTAAAAGTTAAAGTTACAGAAAAATCGCTGGATATACAAGAAAATATTTCAAGTAGTATTTTTGATGACTATTTTGAAAATATGACTAGTGAAAAATTGCAAGATATGGAAGATATAATAGAGGGCTTAGAAAAATTAAATAAGCTTTTAACTCATATTGATTGCAAATAA
- a CDS encoding TetR/AcrR family transcriptional regulator: MRIIKDPEERKNEILDTAEMLFCTKGYTKTTVNDILNEIGIAKGTFYYYFKSKEEVMDEIITRIIDNDIKMLKEIASNPDIPVIEKFFQILISQRPKVGGSKEKVINQFQQPNNAEMHQKTIVKTILNFTPILTEVVEQGIREGVFNTKYPKETIEFLLVSSECIFDKGMFDWDNDEILQKAKAFVCIMETTLGAHKGSFDFVYNMLTED; encoded by the coding sequence ATGAGAATTATAAAAGACCCTGAAGAACGTAAAAATGAAATACTTGATACAGCTGAAATGCTTTTTTGTACTAAAGGTTATACAAAAACTACTGTAAATGATATTTTAAATGAGATTGGAATTGCAAAAGGAACATTTTATTACTATTTTAAATCTAAAGAAGAGGTAATGGATGAAATTATAACTAGAATTATAGATAATGATATAAAGATGTTGAAAGAAATTGCTTCAAATCCAGATATTCCAGTTATTGAAAAGTTCTTTCAGATATTAATATCTCAAAGACCTAAAGTTGGAGGAAGTAAAGAAAAAGTGATTAACCAATTTCAACAACCCAACAATGCTGAGATGCATCAAAAGACAATAGTCAAAACTATTTTAAATTTTACACCTATATTAACAGAGGTAGTAGAACAAGGTATAAGAGAAGGTGTATTCAATACAAAATATCCAAAAGAGACAATAGAGTTTTTACTTGTTTCTTCTGAGTGTATATTTGATAAAGGCATGTTTGATTGGGATAATGATGAAATACTGCAAAAAGCAAAGGCATTTGTTTGTATTATGGAAACGACCTTGGGAGCACATAAAGGAAGTTTTGATTTTGTATATAATATGTTAACAGAAGATTAA
- the metA gene encoding homoserine O-succinyltransferase encodes MALILPKGLPVINKLLDEGIDVICKEDFNKDLEYKENIDTKIAILNLMPIKIDTELDLLRRIDKTGFNVSVEFIKISTRESKRSCNEYVKNFYKTFDEAKKESFDGFIITGAPVEQMEFEEVDYWDELKDIMDYSKRKAKSTLYICWAAQAGLYKYYNVKKLPLSQKCFGVFKHEVDKNSKIVDGFEKEFFAPHSRHTTVNIETLKNNDELSIVSHSKEAGPYIITNSRDVFVMGHSEYDKYTLDKEYKRDVDRGDKISIPKNYYINDDPSKEPTVKWKKHSELLFRNWIKNYLII; translated from the coding sequence ATGGCTTTAATACTACCAAAGGGACTACCTGTTATTAATAAATTATTAGATGAAGGAATAGATGTAATTTGTAAAGAAGACTTTAATAAAGATTTAGAATACAAAGAAAATATAGATACTAAAATAGCTATATTAAATCTAATGCCAATAAAAATAGATACAGAGCTAGATTTACTTAGAAGAATAGACAAGACAGGTTTTAATGTATCTGTAGAATTTATTAAAATCTCAACAAGAGAGAGTAAAAGAAGTTGTAATGAATATGTTAAGAATTTTTATAAAACATTTGATGAAGCAAAAAAAGAATCTTTTGATGGTTTTATAATAACAGGAGCTCCAGTTGAACAAATGGAGTTTGAAGAAGTTGATTATTGGGATGAACTAAAAGATATTATGGATTATTCTAAAAGAAAGGCTAAATCGACATTATATATATGTTGGGCAGCTCAAGCAGGTCTTTACAAATACTACAATGTAAAAAAACTTCCATTAAGTCAAAAATGTTTTGGAGTATTTAAGCATGAAGTGGATAAAAATAGTAAGATAGTAGATGGATTTGAAAAAGAGTTTTTTGCTCCACATTCAAGACACACTACTGTAAATATTGAAACTTTGAAAAATAATGATGAATTGAGCATTGTAAGCCATTCTAAAGAAGCTGGTCCTTATATAATTACAAATTCAAGAGATGTATTTGTAATGGGTCACAGTGAGTATGATAAATACACTTTAGATAAAGAATATAAAAGAGATGTAGATAGAGGTGATAAAATCTCAATACCTAAAAATTATTATATAAATGATGATCCTTCAAAAGAACCAACTGTTAAATGGAAAAAGCATTCAGAACTTTTGTTTAGAAATTGGATAAAAAACTATCTAATAATATAA
- a CDS encoding O-acetylhomoserine aminocarboxypropyltransferase/cysteine synthase, with the protein MYNKETICVQGNYKPGNGEPRVLPLYQSTTFKYSSIDQLADLFDLKADGHMYSRISNPTVQAFEEKISLLEGGVSSVAVSSGQSANMLAVLNICKSGDSILCSSKVYGGTFNLLGPSLKKFGIDLISFDLDASEDEIVELANENTKVVFAETLANPTLEVIDFEKIANVAKRINVPFIVDNSLASPILCNPLKYGANIVTHSTTKYLDGHASSVGGIIVDGGNFNWDNGKFPELVEPDPTYHGISYTEKFGNAAYATKTRVQLLRDYGNCLSPFNAYLTNLNIETLHLRMERHSENALKIAEFLEKHKNVDWINYPGLENNKYYGNAKKYLSKGCSGVLSFGVKGGLENAKKFVEKLQIAALVTHVSDVRTCVIHPASTTHRQLTEEQLIASGVLPSLIRLSVGIENVEDLIADLNQALNF; encoded by the coding sequence ATGTATAACAAAGAAACAATATGTGTGCAAGGAAATTATAAGCCAGGAAATGGAGAACCAAGAGTTTTACCTTTATATCAAAGTACAACTTTTAAATATAGTAGTATAGACCAACTTGCTGACTTATTTGATTTAAAAGCTGATGGTCATATGTATTCCAGAATAAGTAATCCTACAGTTCAAGCTTTTGAAGAAAAGATAAGTTTGTTAGAGGGAGGAGTATCATCTGTTGCTGTATCATCAGGTCAATCTGCAAATATGTTAGCAGTTTTAAATATATGTAAATCTGGAGATAGTATACTTTGTTCTTCAAAAGTATATGGAGGAACATTTAATTTATTAGGGCCTAGTCTTAAAAAATTTGGAATAGATTTAATATCATTTGATTTAGATGCAAGCGAAGATGAAATAGTAGAACTTGCAAATGAAAATACTAAAGTTGTATTTGCAGAAACACTTGCAAATCCAACTCTTGAAGTTATAGATTTTGAAAAAATAGCAAATGTAGCTAAAAGAATTAATGTTCCATTTATAGTTGATAACTCATTAGCATCACCAATACTTTGTAATCCGCTAAAATATGGAGCAAACATAGTCACTCATTCTACTACAAAATACTTAGATGGCCATGCTTCAAGTGTTGGTGGAATTATAGTAGATGGTGGAAATTTTAACTGGGACAATGGGAAATTTCCAGAATTAGTTGAGCCAGACCCAACATATCATGGAATAAGTTATACTGAGAAGTTTGGCAATGCTGCATATGCTACTAAAACAAGAGTTCAATTACTTAGAGACTATGGAAATTGCCTGAGTCCATTTAACGCATATCTTACTAATTTAAATATTGAAACACTACATCTTAGAATGGAGAGACATAGTGAAAATGCACTTAAGATAGCTGAGTTTTTAGAAAAACATAAAAATGTAGATTGGATTAACTATCCAGGGCTTGAAAATAATAAGTATTATGGAAATGCCAAGAAATATCTATCAAAAGGATGTAGTGGAGTTTTATCATTTGGAGTAAAAGGAGGACTTGAAAATGCTAAAAAATTTGTGGAAAAACTACAAATAGCAGCATTAGTAACTCATGTATCAGATGTAAGAACTTGTGTTATACATCCAGCTTCAACTACTCACAGACAATTAACAGAAGAACAATTAATTGCGTCTGGAGTATTACCTTCCCTAATAAGATTATCTGTTGGAATAGAAAATGTAGAGGATTTAATAGCTGATTTAAATCAAGCTTTAAATTTCTAA